One genomic segment of Odocoileus virginianus isolate 20LAN1187 ecotype Illinois chromosome 33, Ovbor_1.2, whole genome shotgun sequence includes these proteins:
- the CLEC19A gene encoding C-type lectin domain family 19 member A isoform X1 codes for MQKSGLWTAAVLTLLSAQAFPQTDINISPAMPELPQASLCPLFWMEFKGHCYRFFPLNKTWAEADFYCSEFSIGRKSAKLASIHSWEENVFVYDLVNSCVPGIPADIWTGLHDHRQEGKFEWTDGSPYDYSYWDGSQPDDGVHADPEEEDCVQIWYRPTSALRSWNDNTCSRKFPFVCKIAALTIH; via the exons ATGCAGAAGTCGGGGCTGTGGACCGCAGCCGTCCTGACCCTTCTCTCCGCACAGGCCTTTCCGCAAACGGACATCAACATCAGCCCAG CCATGCCAGAGctgccccaggcttccctgtgccctCTCTTCTGGATGGAGTTCAAAGGCCACTGCTACAGATTTTTCCCTCTCAATAAGACCTGGGCTGAGGCTGACTTCTACTGCTCGGAGTTCTCCATCGGCAGGAAGTCCGCCAAACTGGCCTCCATCCACAG CTGGGAGGAGAATGTCTTTGTGTACGATCTTGTAAACAGCTGTGTTCCTGGGATTCCAGCTGACATCTGGACAGGGCTTCACGATCACAGGCAG GAAGGGAAGTTTGAATGGACAGATGGCTCACCCTATGACTACAGCTACTGGGATGGGAGCCAGCCGGACGACGGCGTCCATGCAGACCCAGAAGAGGAGGACTGCGTGCAGATATGGTACCGGCCCACCAGCG CTCTGAGGTCATGGAATGATAACACCTGCAGCCGGAAGTTCCCTTTTGTCTGCAAGATCGCAGCTCTGACCATTCACTGA
- the CLEC19A gene encoding C-type lectin domain family 19 member A isoform X2, which translates to MEQREAMPELPQASLCPLFWMEFKGHCYRFFPLNKTWAEADFYCSEFSIGRKSAKLASIHSWEENVFVYDLVNSCVPGIPADIWTGLHDHRQEGKFEWTDGSPYDYSYWDGSQPDDGVHADPEEEDCVQIWYRPTSALRSWNDNTCSRKFPFVCKIAALTIH; encoded by the exons ATGGAGCAGAGAGAAG CCATGCCAGAGctgccccaggcttccctgtgccctCTCTTCTGGATGGAGTTCAAAGGCCACTGCTACAGATTTTTCCCTCTCAATAAGACCTGGGCTGAGGCTGACTTCTACTGCTCGGAGTTCTCCATCGGCAGGAAGTCCGCCAAACTGGCCTCCATCCACAG CTGGGAGGAGAATGTCTTTGTGTACGATCTTGTAAACAGCTGTGTTCCTGGGATTCCAGCTGACATCTGGACAGGGCTTCACGATCACAGGCAG GAAGGGAAGTTTGAATGGACAGATGGCTCACCCTATGACTACAGCTACTGGGATGGGAGCCAGCCGGACGACGGCGTCCATGCAGACCCAGAAGAGGAGGACTGCGTGCAGATATGGTACCGGCCCACCAGCG CTCTGAGGTCATGGAATGATAACACCTGCAGCCGGAAGTTCCCTTTTGTCTGCAAGATCGCAGCTCTGACCATTCACTGA